AAAGGATAAATTGGATATGCTGGGCAACCATGGCATCATTCCCTATAAAATAGAATTAATGCCTGAATACAAAGGGGAGAATGATTTTCTTAACAGTGAAATTTTGGTTATTAATTTTCCACCTCCCAGGAATCGGAATGACATTGAAACCTATCTGAAGGCTCAGATCGATTCGCTGATGAAAAAACTCAGTCATTCTCCCGTTCATCGTGTTCTTTTTGTTAGTTCAACTTCGGTTTATCCGCCCCTGAACCGTGAAGTATATGAGTCGGATGCACAGCATCCTGCCAGGGATGCTGGAAAGGCATTATTGCTGGCCGAACAGATACTGAAGGAAAATCCTCAGTTTGAAACTACCATCATTCGGTTTGGCGGCCTTATAGGATATGGGCGAAATCCGGCCCGGTTTTTGGCTGGCAGAAAAAATCTCAGAAACGGTGATGCCCCGGTCAATCTTATACACCGGGATGACTGTGTTGCCATTATAAGCAGGATCATTGAAAAAGACAAATGGGGTGAGGTATACAATGCATGTACCGACGCGCATCCAACAAGAAGGGAATTTTACACAGAGGCAGCAAAAAATGCAGGATTGTCTTTGCCGGATTTCAATGATTCTTCAGAACTGTCTTTTAAACTGGTGAATTCCGATAAGTTAAAATCCGATTTGAATTATCGGTTCCATTATCCCGATCCAATGCAATGTATATAAAGATAAGCTGGCTTGAGGAATAATACAAAGTTACATTGAATTATCAGGTTTTTACCTTAACCTGAATTTTAGGTTATAACAACAAATCATTATGAGTTTACAAGCAATTTTACTTTGTGGGCATGGAAGCAGAAAGAAAGAAGGTGTTGAGGCTTTGGTACAATTGTCCGAAAAAATGCAAAAGCGGTATGATGAAATAAAGGTAGATTATGGTTTTTTAGAGCTGTCTTCTCCTACCTATTATGATACGATCCGAAAATTATACGACCAGGGTATCCGTGATATTGTAGCCATTCCCGTATTTTTGTTTACGGGCATTCATCTGAACTATGAGATTCCCGGGCTTATGAAACAATATCAGAATGAAATGGAGGGATTGAAAATTACATTAACTTCAAATATTGGGATCAATGAGGAACTGATTCAGCTGGCGGAAAAAAGGATTATTGAAGCAGAATATGCAAAATACAGAGAAAGTCTGGATCATAGCAATGATATTTTGCTTACTGCGGCGGTGGGCAACTCCCTGCCGGAAGCGAATGCGGAGGTTGCCAAATTGACCCGCCTGATCTGGGAAAAAATCAACTTTGGTTTTTCTCAATATGCTTTCAGCAGCAAATTAACATTCCCCTCCGTTGCTCAAACACTACAAATAATTAAAAATTGTGCTTTCGGCCGGATCGTTGTTTTCCCTTTATTGCTTTTTCCGAGCCTTCACCTGGATAAGATCTTTATGTCCGTCGAAGAGTTCAGAAAAGAGAATAAAAAGGAGGTGGTATTTGCCGAGCCCTTTGGAGTTGACGAGTTTCTGATCGATATTCTGGTAAGACGACACAAGGAGGTTTCCGGGAGCTAAAGCAGGAAATCCGAAATCCTGCCTCCAGGATGGCTTTATGACCGCTTCCACTCCGTGGATTTAACCCAGTCCACCACAAATTTGATGTTCTCGGGTGGGGTTTCGGGCCTGATGCCATGGCCAAGGTTGAATATCCATCTTTTTTCATTCCTTCCGAATTCAATATATTCTTCCAGCCTTTTTCCGATCTGCTTTCGATCGGCAAGCAACAAACGGGGATCGATGTTTCCCTGCAATCCCATATGTTCATCCTTTCTATTCCGCATCATGCTGATGGGTGTTTGCCAGTCAATTCCGAGATAATCGCCAAATGAAAGGTCCATTTCCGTATATCCCCTACCAATGCCTTTGGGGAAGAATATCACCGGGACATTCTTTTTGCGTATGCCCTGGATGATTTGTTGCACATATGGCAGACACAGGTTCTTGTAAACAGGCCAGGGCAAAGTCCCGGCGTGGGTGTCAAATATCTGGAAAACATCGATACCCGCATCTATCTGGGCCGAGGCGTAGTCAATGGTCATATCCGTAATGGTTTTCATCAGCTTATCGAAAGCCCCGGGTTTTTCATACAGATATCTGGCTACTTCAGGAAAATCATTTTTGGAGCCTTCACCCCTTAGCATGTAGCACAAAAGTGTGAAGGGGCCTCCACAAAAGCCAATAACCGGGATGTCTGCCGGTTTTTCCTTTTTTACCAGTTTTATGGTGTTGGTTACCGTTTCAAATTTCTCTTTGTGGCTTGAAAGGAGTTGCTGGGGATCATCAGCCTCCGCCAGTGAGAAATCAAGCCTGGGGCCGCCTGCAGCGAAGGAAGTCTTCATCCCCAGGGCCTCGGCAATAATCAATATGTCGGTGAAGATAATGGCCCCGTCGACACCCAGTTCCTGCAAAGGTTCCAAAGTTACCGAGGCAGCAAGCTCAGGTGTATTCATAATTTCCTGGAAGGAATACTTTTTCCGCAGTTTTTGGTAATAAGGAAGGGTTCGTCCCGCCTGCCGCATAAACCAGACAGGGGGACGGGCATGAGGCTTTCCTTCTATGGTATCTAGTAAAATGGAGCTGTTCATGAGTTGATTTCCTGTAATGCTTTGTAATGGGCCTCCAGAAAGGCTGAAATATCATCGTCGCTATGAGCTTCCGAAACAAACA
The sequence above is drawn from the Bacteroidales bacterium genome and encodes:
- a CDS encoding SDR family oxidoreductase → MNISILGCGWLGFPLAKYLMDEGYLVRGSSTKKDKLDMLGNHGIIPYKIELMPEYKGENDFLNSEILVINFPPPRNRNDIETYLKAQIDSLMKKLSHSPVHRVLFVSSTSVYPPLNREVYESDAQHPARDAGKALLLAEQILKENPQFETTIIRFGGLIGYGRNPARFLAGRKNLRNGDAPVNLIHRDDCVAIISRIIEKDKWGEVYNACTDAHPTRREFYTEAAKNAGLSLPDFNDSSELSFKLVNSDKLKSDLNYRFHYPDPMQCI
- a CDS encoding sirohydrochlorin chelatase; the protein is MSLQAILLCGHGSRKKEGVEALVQLSEKMQKRYDEIKVDYGFLELSSPTYYDTIRKLYDQGIRDIVAIPVFLFTGIHLNYEIPGLMKQYQNEMEGLKITLTSNIGINEELIQLAEKRIIEAEYAKYRESLDHSNDILLTAAVGNSLPEANAEVAKLTRLIWEKINFGFSQYAFSSKLTFPSVAQTLQIIKNCAFGRIVVFPLLLFPSLHLDKIFMSVEEFRKENKKEVVFAEPFGVDEFLIDILVRRHKEVSGS
- the hemE gene encoding uroporphyrinogen decarboxylase, with the protein product MNSSILLDTIEGKPHARPPVWFMRQAGRTLPYYQKLRKKYSFQEIMNTPELAASVTLEPLQELGVDGAIIFTDILIIAEALGMKTSFAAGGPRLDFSLAEADDPQQLLSSHKEKFETVTNTIKLVKKEKPADIPVIGFCGGPFTLLCYMLRGEGSKNDFPEVARYLYEKPGAFDKLMKTITDMTIDYASAQIDAGIDVFQIFDTHAGTLPWPVYKNLCLPYVQQIIQGIRKKNVPVIFFPKGIGRGYTEMDLSFGDYLGIDWQTPISMMRNRKDEHMGLQGNIDPRLLLADRKQIGKRLEEYIEFGRNEKRWIFNLGHGIRPETPPENIKFVVDWVKSTEWKRS